Proteins encoded in a region of the Xiphophorus couchianus chromosome 11, X_couchianus-1.0, whole genome shotgun sequence genome:
- the zcchc10 gene encoding zinc finger CCHC domain-containing protein 10 isoform X2, which translates to MATPMHRIIARRQAEANKQHVRCQKCLEMGHWTYECTGKRKYLHRPSRTVEMKKKLKENENKPLSVTGPGGESSIEKKIKKKAKDLSDDSSNDSDDSSSDSSDSSNSSSSSSDSDSSSSSSSSSSSSPSSESSDSESSSDSDEGPPKKKKKKK; encoded by the exons ATGGCGACTCCCATGCACAGAATAATTGCGAGGAGACAAGC GGAGGCAAACAAACAACATGTGCGATGCCAGAAGTGCTTGGAGATGGGACATTGGACATATGAGTGCACCGGGAAACGAAAATATTTGCACAGACCATCAAGAACAGTTGagatgaagaagaagctgaaggaaaatgaaaacaaacctcTCAGTGTCACAGG ACCAGGAGGAGAAAGCtcaattgaaaagaaaatcaaaaagaa GGCAAAAGACTTGAGCGACGACAGCAGCAACGACTCAGACGACTCGTCCAGTGACTCATCAGACAGCAGCAACTCTTCCAGCTCCTCTTCAGACAGCGACagttcttcctcctcctcttcctcctcctcctcatccccTTCATCAGAGAGCTCAGACTCAGAAAGCAGCAGTGATTCAGATGAGGGACctccaaaaaagaagaaaaagaagaaataa
- the zcchc10 gene encoding zinc finger CCHC domain-containing protein 10 isoform X1 has translation MATPMHRIIARRQAEANKQHVRCQKCLEMGHWTYECTGKRKYLHRPSRTVEMKKKLKENENKPLSVTGRPGGESSIEKKIKKKAKDLSDDSSNDSDDSSSDSSDSSNSSSSSSDSDSSSSSSSSSSSSPSSESSDSESSSDSDEGPPKKKKKKK, from the exons ATGGCGACTCCCATGCACAGAATAATTGCGAGGAGACAAGC GGAGGCAAACAAACAACATGTGCGATGCCAGAAGTGCTTGGAGATGGGACATTGGACATATGAGTGCACCGGGAAACGAAAATATTTGCACAGACCATCAAGAACAGTTGagatgaagaagaagctgaaggaaaatgaaaacaaacctcTCAGTGTCACAGG CAGACCAGGAGGAGAAAGCtcaattgaaaagaaaatcaaaaagaa GGCAAAAGACTTGAGCGACGACAGCAGCAACGACTCAGACGACTCGTCCAGTGACTCATCAGACAGCAGCAACTCTTCCAGCTCCTCTTCAGACAGCGACagttcttcctcctcctcttcctcctcctcctcatccccTTCATCAGAGAGCTCAGACTCAGAAAGCAGCAGTGATTCAGATGAGGGACctccaaaaaagaagaaaaagaagaaataa